In Blautia sp. SC05B48, a single genomic region encodes these proteins:
- a CDS encoding glycoside hydrolase family 31 protein: MQDIYKVETHPLALSENMITGDKYRITFLTEGLIRLEYDEEGVFEDRPTQMVFFRDFPKADYRVVRTEDGIEVHTKRIHLIYNEKEFTSWGLSIQVKGNLSAYHSIWHYGEEIHDLKGTARTLDMVDGATELEHGILSRFGYSLVDDSRSQVLLPDGWIEPRRKGIKDLYFFGYGHDYKEALHDFYRLCGKTPMLPRFALGNWWSRYYKYSEESYNELMDKFQEKNIPFTVAVIDMDWHVTDVDPKYGSGWTGYTWNKELFPDPKRFLDGLHKRGMRTTLNVHPADGVQGWEEMYEDMAKAMGVDYENEDPVVCDPASPKFMEAYFKYLHHPREEEGVDFWWIDWQQGSNCKIEGLDPLWIFNHFHFLDSARNGKRPMTFSRYAGPGSHRYPIGFSGDTHITWDSLDFQPYFTSTASNIGYGWWSHDIGGHMLGYKDDEMTARWTQYGIFSPIMRLHSSCSDFNGKEPWRFKKETEVVMEEALRERHRMMPYLYTMNYRSYQEDLPLVEPMYYEYPEAPEAYAVKNQYFFGDQLMVAAVTTPRVKGLNVAKTAVWLPDGVWYDIYTGLRYEGGRMVDMYRTLDSIPVLAKAGGILVMTDEIRGTEAEKNPESLNIRVFPGADGSFRLYEDDNETCAYENGACVFTEMDYKEKDQAVFTIHPAQGKTELIPAKRTYTVEFCNFAKTGTDTVKVLVNGADTEAAVKYEEKLQKICVEVEADAAAEVQIILAGEVADNRIEKRIFDFLNQAEIGFVLKDRLYQLVTAGKKLPVLLSELQSMELDKDLYGALMEILTA; the protein is encoded by the coding sequence ATGCAGGACATATATAAAGTAGAAACGCATCCTCTGGCGTTAAGTGAAAATATGATCACAGGGGATAAATACAGGATTACGTTTCTCACAGAGGGGCTGATCCGTCTTGAGTATGATGAGGAGGGTGTATTTGAGGATCGCCCTACGCAGATGGTGTTTTTCAGGGATTTTCCGAAAGCGGACTATCGTGTAGTGCGTACAGAGGATGGGATCGAGGTCCATACGAAAAGAATCCACCTTATTTATAATGAGAAGGAATTTACCAGCTGGGGCTTAAGCATTCAGGTAAAAGGAAACTTAAGCGCTTACCACAGCATCTGGCACTACGGAGAAGAGATCCATGATCTGAAGGGAACCGCCAGAACGCTGGATATGGTGGACGGAGCAACAGAGCTGGAGCATGGTATTCTTTCCAGGTTCGGATATTCTCTTGTGGACGACAGCAGATCGCAGGTGCTTCTGCCGGACGGCTGGATCGAGCCAAGAAGAAAGGGTATCAAGGATCTGTACTTCTTCGGATACGGACATGACTACAAAGAAGCACTTCATGATTTTTACAGACTCTGCGGAAAAACACCGATGCTTCCAAGGTTTGCTCTCGGAAACTGGTGGAGCAGATATTATAAATATTCTGAAGAAAGCTACAATGAGCTGATGGATAAATTCCAGGAAAAAAATATCCCATTTACGGTTGCCGTTATTGATATGGACTGGCATGTGACCGATGTTGACCCGAAATATGGAAGCGGCTGGACCGGATATACCTGGAATAAAGAGCTCTTCCCGGATCCGAAACGTTTTCTGGATGGTTTACATAAAAGAGGAATGCGTACCACATTAAATGTACATCCTGCAGACGGCGTACAGGGCTGGGAAGAAATGTATGAGGACATGGCAAAGGCCATGGGTGTGGATTATGAGAATGAAGATCCGGTAGTATGTGATCCGGCAAGTCCGAAATTTATGGAAGCCTATTTCAAATATCTTCATCATCCGAGAGAGGAAGAAGGTGTGGATTTCTGGTGGATCGACTGGCAGCAGGGAAGCAACTGCAAGATCGAAGGGCTTGATCCTCTGTGGATCTTCAACCACTTCCATTTCCTGGACAGTGCCAGAAACGGAAAACGTCCCATGACCTTTTCCAGATATGCAGGTCCCGGAAGCCACAGATATCCGATAGGCTTTTCCGGAGATACTCATATTACCTGGGATTCCCTTGATTTTCAGCCATACTTTACATCCACAGCTTCCAACATCGGTTATGGATGGTGGAGCCATGATATCGGCGGACATATGCTTGGATATAAGGATGACGAGATGACCGCCCGCTGGACACAGTACGGGATCTTTTCTCCGATCATGCGTCTTCACAGCTCATGCAGTGACTTCAACGGAAAAGAGCCGTGGCGTTTCAAAAAGGAGACAGAGGTTGTCATGGAAGAAGCTCTCCGTGAGCGCCACAGAATGATGCCGTATCTTTATACAATGAACTACAGAAGCTATCAGGAAGATCTTCCTCTGGTGGAGCCCATGTATTATGAATATCCGGAGGCACCGGAGGCATATGCAGTAAAAAATCAGTACTTTTTCGGAGACCAGCTGATGGTAGCGGCTGTGACAACACCGAGAGTAAAAGGCCTTAATGTAGCAAAGACGGCAGTATGGCTGCCGGATGGGGTATGGTATGATATTTACACAGGTCTGCGCTATGAGGGTGGACGAATGGTGGATATGTACCGTACTCTGGACAGTATCCCGGTTCTTGCAAAAGCAGGCGGTATTCTGGTGATGACCGATGAGATCCGTGGAACAGAGGCGGAAAAGAATCCGGAAAGCCTGAATATCCGGGTATTCCCGGGCGCTGACGGAAGCTTCCGATTGTATGAGGATGACAACGAAACCTGTGCTTACGAAAATGGTGCCTGTGTATTTACGGAAATGGATTATAAGGAAAAGGATCAGGCAGTGTTTACCATTCATCCCGCACAGGGAAAAACAGAGCTGATCCCGGCAAAGAGAACTTATACCGTGGAGTTCTGTAATTTTGCGAAAACAGGCACAGATACTGTGAAGGTTCTGGTTAACGGAGCAGATACTGAGGCTGCTGTAAAATATGAGGAGAAGCTTCAGAAGATCTGTGTGGAAGTGGAAGCAGACGCAGCGGCAGAGGTGCAGATCATTCTTGCAGGAGAGGTAGCGGATAATCGTATAGAGAAACGTATCTTTGATTTCCTGAACCAGGCAGAGATCGGTTTTGTGCTGAAGGACAGATTATATCAGCTGGTCACAGCCGGAAAGAAGCTGCCGGTTCTTTTATCTGAGCTTCAGTCTATGGAGCTGGACAAGGATCTTTACGGAGCACTGATGGAGATCCTGACTGCGTAA
- a CDS encoding carbohydrate ABC transporter permease, whose amino-acid sequence MFKKTNPLQSKSEIILRNIVVLAMVIFFTVFLIVPIGIAFAGSFHEWNPLSGTYRFLGLENYKEVFTSALFGKSMLNTVIFSVVVIFFRVGLGLGIAYAIYSTLIKYKSFFRAVYYMPVVTPMVAVAFVWKFMYNPQIGTINQIFGLDVNWLMNPKTALLAIMIMTIWKDFGYAVVMYMAGLYSLPTDALEAAKVDGANAWQTFRYITLPLLKPMTLFVIITSIISYLQAYVQILIMTEGGPGTATYLASYIIYDEAFVKYNFGYASALSFVLFVITAVFTWLSFRVSGTED is encoded by the coding sequence ATGTTTAAAAAAACAAATCCGCTGCAGAGCAAAAGCGAGATCATTTTGAGAAATATCGTTGTTCTGGCAATGGTGATCTTCTTTACGGTATTCCTGATCGTACCTATTGGAATCGCTTTTGCAGGAAGCTTTCATGAGTGGAACCCGTTAAGCGGTACTTACCGGTTCCTGGGGCTTGAGAATTATAAGGAAGTATTTACCAGTGCTCTGTTTGGAAAATCCATGTTGAACACAGTGATCTTCTCTGTTGTAGTTATTTTCTTTCGTGTAGGTCTTGGACTTGGAATCGCCTATGCGATCTATTCCACACTGATAAAATATAAAAGCTTTTTCAGAGCTGTATATTACATGCCGGTTGTAACTCCTATGGTAGCCGTAGCCTTTGTATGGAAATTTATGTACAATCCTCAGATCGGTACTATCAATCAGATCTTCGGATTGGATGTAAACTGGCTGATGAATCCGAAAACTGCCCTTCTTGCAATTATGATCATGACCATCTGGAAGGATTTCGGATACGCAGTTGTTATGTACATGGCAGGTCTCTATTCTCTTCCGACAGATGCTCTTGAGGCCGCAAAAGTAGATGGCGCCAACGCATGGCAGACGTTCCGTTACATCACACTTCCGCTGCTGAAGCCTATGACACTGTTCGTTATCATCACTTCTATTATTTCCTACCTTCAGGCATATGTTCAGATCCTGATCATGACGGAAGGTGGCCCTGGAACAGCAACTTACCTTGCATCCTACATCATCTATGATGAAGCGTTTGTAAAATACAACTTCGGATATGCATCTGCACTGTCCTTTGTATTGTTCGTTATCACAGCAGTATTTACCTGGTTATCATTCCGTGTTTCCGGAACAGAAGATTAA
- a CDS encoding extracellular solute-binding protein yields MKKRVFAAVVAAAMVVTAFTGCGSTGSSAGSDSKSEAKAEVPTEPFGDTVKYDPSVEINDGKDITVELWEWGSDELFQQIIDGYTAIHPNVTINLVDNPWEDYWTKLPLALDGNNGPAIFNVHNSYHENLINYMAPLDIPTEDLEADFNGVSAHVIDGKVYYIDYGMMTGSVYYNKDMWEKAGLTDADIPKTWDEMIEVAKKLTIKDGDKIVQAGLNFNDDFHQNYLLGLNYQLGENLFKEDGVTPNVNSDAMKKVMQMLVDMYDVDGIGSKDFGEKAADSFGQGQSAMVIQWGHYYNTLKTTWSNINFGVFEIPTFDGEPYAYNRYNGESTFGVNKNAPADQQAVAQDFVKYFLANDDAQVAFNLAMSTFPAKKSLADNEKILENPSLKVLSEHIDHYIWPGPMPATVETSMKKAGEDVFFNGVDIDTALDEAEANITKDMKNSTFKSVENLYKYAK; encoded by the coding sequence ATGAAAAAGAGAGTTTTTGCAGCGGTAGTTGCTGCAGCAATGGTTGTAACTGCATTTACAGGATGTGGCAGTACAGGAAGTTCTGCCGGAAGTGACAGCAAATCCGAAGCCAAAGCAGAGGTACCTACAGAGCCTTTCGGAGATACGGTCAAATATGACCCAAGCGTGGAGATCAATGACGGAAAAGACATCACCGTAGAGCTTTGGGAGTGGGGCAGTGACGAGCTGTTCCAGCAGATCATCGACGGATACACAGCGATTCATCCAAATGTAACCATCAATCTTGTTGATAACCCATGGGAGGATTACTGGACAAAGCTTCCTCTTGCACTGGATGGAAACAACGGACCGGCTATTTTCAACGTACATAACAGCTACCATGAGAACCTGATCAATTACATGGCTCCTCTTGATATTCCCACAGAGGATCTGGAGGCAGATTTCAATGGTGTAAGTGCTCATGTGATCGATGGAAAGGTTTACTATATTGATTACGGTATGATGACCGGATCTGTATACTACAACAAAGATATGTGGGAGAAAGCAGGTCTGACAGATGCTGATATCCCGAAGACCTGGGACGAGATGATCGAGGTTGCCAAGAAGCTTACTATTAAAGACGGTGACAAGATCGTTCAGGCAGGTCTGAACTTCAACGATGATTTCCATCAGAATTACCTCCTTGGCCTGAATTATCAGCTGGGAGAAAACCTCTTCAAGGAAGACGGAGTTACTCCGAATGTAAACTCTGATGCAATGAAGAAGGTAATGCAGATGTTGGTAGATATGTATGACGTAGATGGCATCGGTTCCAAGGACTTCGGTGAGAAAGCAGCAGACAGTTTCGGACAGGGACAGTCAGCCATGGTTATCCAGTGGGGACACTACTACAACACTCTGAAAACAACATGGAGCAACATCAACTTTGGCGTATTTGAGATCCCGACCTTTGACGGCGAGCCATATGCTTACAACCGTTACAACGGTGAGTCTACCTTTGGTGTAAACAAAAACGCTCCGGCTGACCAGCAGGCAGTTGCACAGGACTTCGTAAAATATTTCCTGGCAAATGATGACGCACAGGTCGCATTTAACCTGGCAATGAGTACCTTCCCGGCTAAGAAATCTCTGGCAGATAATGAGAAGATCCTTGAGAATCCTTCTCTGAAGGTTCTTTCCGAGCACATTGACCACTATATCTGGCCGGGCCCGATGCCTGCAACTGTAGAGACTTCTATGAAAAAAGCAGGAGAGGATGTATTCTTCAACGGTGTTGACATCGATACTGCCCTGGACGAAGCAGAAGCCAACATCACAAAGGATATGAAGAACAGTACATTCAAATCTGTAGAAAACCTTTATAAGTATGCAAAATAA
- a CDS encoding LacI family DNA-binding transcriptional regulator, which yields MTLKDIADLAGVSMMTVSNVINGKTSRVSQKTRDKVNAIIEEYGYVPNLNARSLSNKKSHIIGIIIFLDEKDVLLGTNYFENPYISTMIGTIEGELQKNEYFTMIRSVSKNADIISLLKNWNVDGIIILYPAAGEYMAKLMDSATCPIATFDCELEHPNLINITSNDEKGMYLSTKYMINHGHSAIAFVADYKNNHVLTSRFNGYKRALEENHITFNPDYVYEYSPSYEGGIRAGREIASNSSPVTAAVTTADICAIGIMEGARLGGYRIPVDLSVIGYDNLTLCQYTLPKLTSVSQNIPRKARLATSLLLEKIRTGSVSSSCQSALDVEIVDRQSVISLY from the coding sequence ATGACATTAAAAGATATCGCAGACCTGGCCGGCGTCAGTATGATGACCGTCTCCAATGTGATCAACGGCAAAACCAGCCGCGTTTCCCAGAAAACCAGAGACAAGGTCAATGCGATCATAGAAGAATACGGATATGTTCCCAACCTGAATGCCCGGAGCTTATCCAATAAAAAATCCCACATCATCGGCATCATCATTTTCCTTGATGAAAAAGATGTGCTCCTGGGAACCAACTATTTTGAGAACCCTTATATCAGCACCATGATCGGTACTATCGAAGGAGAACTGCAAAAGAATGAATATTTCACCATGATCCGCTCTGTATCAAAAAATGCGGATATCATTTCCCTTCTGAAGAACTGGAATGTAGACGGAATCATCATTCTTTATCCGGCCGCCGGCGAATACATGGCGAAGCTGATGGATTCCGCCACCTGCCCCATCGCCACATTTGACTGCGAGCTGGAGCATCCCAATCTCATCAATATTACCTCCAATGATGAAAAAGGCATGTATCTTTCCACAAAATATATGATCAATCACGGTCATTCTGCCATTGCTTTTGTGGCCGATTACAAAAACAACCACGTTCTTACCAGCCGTTTCAATGGCTATAAACGGGCGCTGGAGGAGAACCATATTACTTTTAACCCGGATTACGTTTATGAGTACTCTCCTTCCTATGAGGGCGGTATCCGGGCCGGCCGTGAGATTGCATCCAACAGCTCTCCAGTTACCGCTGCGGTAACTACAGCGGATATCTGTGCTATCGGAATTATGGAGGGTGCCCGCCTGGGCGGCTACCGCATTCCTGTGGATCTCTCTGTGATCGGATATGATAACCTGACACTGTGCCAGTACACTCTGCCCAAGCTGACCTCCGTCTCCCAGAACATCCCCCGGAAGGCACGCCTTGCCACCAGTCTTCTCCTGGAAAAGATCCGCACCGGCTCTGTCAGCTCCTCCTGCCAGTCAGCCCTGGATGTTGAGATCGTGGACAGGCAGTCGGTGATCTCTTTGTATTAA
- a CDS encoding carbohydrate ABC transporter permease: MKRKVSSIALNALLLILGVVTVYPFVWMIFSSFKENQEIMALEQHLLPQKFIIDNYINMNAHFNFVRFFLNSIVITVVITLIVIYTSTICGFVLSKYKFKGRNILFGFVLSTMMIPWCVTIIPKYSMIQAFGWMDSYKALIIPAMFSGFGIFMMKQHISALPDEILEAARIDGANEFYIFHKIVLPMSKNGIFSIAIFQFLWAWEDFLWPYLVITNKDKQLLAVGLKMFNGQYSTDYGALFAATAISIIPVLLIYLFFQKQFIAGIAASAVKG; the protein is encoded by the coding sequence ATGAAAAGAAAAGTCAGTAGTATTGCTTTAAATGCACTCCTTCTGATCCTTGGAGTGGTTACCGTATATCCTTTTGTATGGATGATTTTTTCATCCTTCAAGGAAAATCAGGAGATCATGGCTCTGGAGCAGCATCTCCTTCCGCAGAAATTCATCATTGATAACTACATCAATATGAACGCGCATTTTAATTTTGTCCGTTTCTTTTTAAACAGTATTGTTATTACGGTAGTGATCACTCTGATCGTAATTTATACAAGTACTATCTGTGGTTTTGTACTGAGTAAATACAAATTTAAAGGAAGAAATATTCTTTTCGGATTCGTACTTTCTACTATGATGATCCCGTGGTGTGTTACCATTATCCCGAAGTATTCCATGATCCAGGCATTTGGCTGGATGGACAGCTACAAAGCACTGATCATCCCGGCTATGTTCAGTGGCTTCGGAATCTTCATGATGAAGCAGCATATCTCCGCACTTCCGGATGAGATCCTGGAGGCGGCAAGAATTGACGGAGCCAATGAGTTTTATATTTTCCACAAAATCGTATTACCGATGTCAAAAAACGGAATCTTCAGTATTGCGATCTTCCAGTTCCTTTGGGCATGGGAGGATTTCCTGTGGCCATACCTGGTAATTACAAACAAAGACAAACAGCTTCTTGCCGTTGGTCTTAAGATGTTTAACGGACAGTATTCCACAGATTATGGTGCACTGTTCGCAGCAACTGCCATTTCTATCATCCCGGTACTTCTGATCTATCTGTTTTTCCAGAAACAGTTTATCGCCGGAATTGCAGCTTCTGCTGTAAAGGGATGA